One genomic region from Chthonomonas calidirosea T49 encodes:
- a CDS encoding tetratricopeptide repeat protein, translating to MKLPWSPSQIVRPLIIVFLTLCGVALIIAENNIARNSWLEHASTSELETQAAHHPDDELLVRTLCYRLVGEGKAQKATALMQQLVARHPSSSEDWLGLGQCAASANQIVRAYYAYQNAYRLDHHNAEALVRAGQIETRAGLYADGLRDIEKAIAINPRLNFDHTDYITCLTRYQRWNEAWQQLLAAIDQNPMEEELYSDLVKIAPHVGGLAKAEELLRRRIEMTPAYDTPKIHGLLALILLKEAHSSKDLLDSAKEAQKESWTPLRCQAGAEIFLACHDLTHAQKLVEEGLNVNPSDTDLLRILQTIYLMEHRIVAAQNVEKKIALSQNVTPTIIHLQELVMKNPNKPAIALQLARALLQHGNYAAAAEAYLQVLHYDPHNQEALYQLPFCRQKAMEALDTTARKKNLT from the coding sequence GTGAAGCTTCCTTGGAGTCCTAGCCAAATCGTGCGCCCGCTTATCATCGTCTTCCTGACTCTATGCGGGGTCGCCCTCATCATCGCAGAAAACAATATCGCTCGGAATAGCTGGCTAGAACATGCCTCCACTTCTGAGTTGGAAACCCAAGCGGCTCATCATCCTGATGATGAGTTGCTTGTACGCACCCTATGCTACCGCCTCGTCGGAGAAGGTAAAGCCCAAAAAGCTACAGCACTCATGCAACAACTGGTTGCTCGTCATCCATCCTCATCAGAGGACTGGTTGGGCTTGGGCCAATGCGCCGCTAGCGCAAATCAGATTGTTCGTGCGTACTATGCCTATCAGAATGCCTATCGGCTCGATCATCATAACGCGGAGGCGCTTGTTCGCGCTGGGCAGATTGAAACGAGAGCTGGCCTTTATGCGGATGGCCTTAGAGATATTGAAAAAGCAATAGCCATCAATCCTAGACTTAACTTCGATCATACGGACTATATCACCTGCCTCACACGGTATCAGCGCTGGAACGAGGCCTGGCAACAACTTTTAGCCGCCATAGACCAAAACCCTATGGAAGAAGAGCTCTACTCGGACCTCGTGAAGATCGCACCCCATGTTGGAGGATTAGCTAAGGCTGAAGAGCTTCTGCGACGCCGTATTGAAATGACCCCCGCCTATGACACGCCTAAAATCCATGGACTTCTAGCTCTGATCCTTCTTAAGGAAGCTCACTCCTCTAAAGATCTTCTTGATTCGGCCAAAGAGGCCCAAAAAGAGAGTTGGACACCGCTGCGATGCCAGGCCGGTGCGGAAATTTTTCTTGCTTGTCATGATCTTACTCACGCACAAAAGCTCGTAGAAGAGGGACTCAACGTCAATCCTTCTGACACCGATCTCCTCCGTATTCTGCAGACAATATATCTCATGGAGCACCGGATAGTAGCGGCTCAGAATGTGGAGAAAAAAATAGCACTCAGCCAAAATGTTACGCCTACGATCATTCATTTACAAGAGCTGGTCATGAAAAACCCCAACAAACCTGCCATCGCTCTCCAACTTGCTAGAGCACTCCTGCAACATGGCAACTATGCTGCTGCTGCAGAAGCCTATTTGCAAGTGCTCCACTACGATCCACATAACCAAGAGGCACTATATCAACTGCCCTTCTGTCGTCAAAAAGCTATGGAGGCCCTAGACACAACCGCTAGAAAGAAGAACCTTACTTGA